A stretch of the Bacillus sp. FJAT-18017 genome encodes the following:
- the pulA gene encoding type I pullulanase has translation MKRYISTILTVVLLFSTFVVPFAPFVEAAEKTYNTVVLRGDAPSFSEHWSGDKDPLTWNAEEQVWKSRAYELEGGKKVEYKFVMDGNWMEGSNLVFTPPQTGNYVFIFHPGQERTVDVRIDLSSFSGSMTLEVTLPEGTPDWAAPTLGSTLNGFNYTVTSLTKVEERKWKIDLAGNKGDTIEYLYALGDAKYVEKREQKRTATFVEGGKVYSDTVVEWKAVPVAKDVHHNFSFSPAVPTSADNVSVSVTVKHFGTVTKGALYYTIDGTKPVGALGKAENGQAITLAANEPTVENGVTTTVFTGVIPKQANDTRVKYIADVWADGGLSSQFADTNSLVPEGATEFAYYVDQYESPGWAKNAIIYHVFVDRFNNGDETNDEPGTKNLPYDEQLKGWMGGDLKGVLDKIDYIKSTGANTIWLSPVFEGPYSHGYHPADFEKIEDHFGDRNLMKQVIDTAHAKGLKVVYDFVPNHTSIQHPFFQDALKNGESSQYYDWYTFTQWPEKYNSFSGIAELPELNNNNYEVRDYILNEVVPFWLDELDFDGFRLDYAKGPSYSYWVDFRHKVKELKPEAFIYGEVWDSREKINSYAGELDGALDFGMRDAFVNTFAKDQSMVGLSNTVSENINTYPREFVTASFLDSHDQPRFLFEAGGDKDKLKLAVATQFTLPGAPVIYYGDEVGLSQSKDHNSVSDWKDRYYREMMPWDAEKQDLQLKEFYSKLANLRSSETALSSGEFQRLSADENVFAFERTDETGQFLVVVNKGTEPKEVDVNSLYNQLEITNVTLTDSLNKDTISNDSNGDLKFTVPAKSFEVFEITGDLTFSDKPIDRNKIYEKVVLRGSEPLSWDGENNPLTYDADSKLWISEPIVLEAGKTIEFKYVMDGQWLDGDNLKFTPETSEEYIFSFDALNPRNIDVKVAQQPITTSIKIHYQPKAGDTKDWNLWVWPDGMSGEVFQFTGEDEFGKVAELKIPGDHNKIGFIVRTDSWEKDGGDRFIEGIWDGNDEVWIKAGDDTVYTSNPDGESPPKTYNSLEVKFNYYRYDLNYDDWDIWVWTDKSDGQAVKLDKTTSYGKQGVFKADNLDGATKVGFIVRKSDWSAKDPSEGDRWITDFSADGKAEVWLVQGQSRIYDNPAKVDRTPKITIATIDEMNKITLATNLPFSVSNHGITLTGAEIDKIEAADANAGDMTNKVIITTKEELDFAKVYKVAKEGFGEATVQLGKVIGSKSFEEKFYYPGNDLGNTYSKEETKFRLWAPTASEAMLVTYEKWDSQTGTELPMTRAENGTWTAVLDGDQNGTLYTYKVKIGDTWNEAVDPYVRAVAVNGDKGAVLDLNSTDPSVWKEDKPAFKNREDAIIYEAHIRDLTIHPESGVSDEHKGKFLGVAQTGTTGPDGVKTGLDHIKDLGVTHVQFIPMYDYNTASVDETKLDTPQYNWGYDPKNYNVPEGSYSTDPYTPAIRIKEMKQMVQTLHDNDLRIVMDVVYNHMFSAFESNLHKLVPGYYYRYNEDGSLSNGTGVGNDTASEHKMMSKFIVDSVKYWAEEYNIDGFRFDLMGIHDVDTMNEVRKALDEIDPSIIVIGEGWDLATNLPAELKANQKNASKMPGIAHFNDDIRDGLKGSVFGDLDNGFVNGKPGMELRMKKGIVGGIEYSDEIKTFSDDPEQTVTYVEAHDNHTLWDKLLLTNPEDSEDTRKQMHKLASSIVLTSQGISFIHAGQEFMRTKGGDHNSYKSPDSVNQLDWQRRSEFDPEVEYFKGLVALRNEHPAFRMTTAEDIKEHLAFLEAPEGSVAFVIDENANGDDAEQIAVSHNGTRTPVEITLPSDGEWDLVVNGVDAGTEAIEVVEGNKVTVPALSTYVLVLDEEEDKPGDKPGDKPGDKPGDKPGDKPGDKPGDKPGDKPGDKPGDKPGNTPGTNHPGNPTPGNGNGLPNTATESYNLLLAGGLLFATGGISYLAARKRKAA, from the coding sequence TTGAAAAGGTACATATCAACCATTTTGACAGTGGTGCTTTTGTTTTCGACATTTGTGGTACCGTTTGCACCTTTTGTTGAAGCGGCAGAGAAAACGTATAATACTGTCGTTTTGCGAGGTGATGCACCATCCTTCAGTGAACATTGGAGCGGGGATAAGGATCCCCTCACTTGGAACGCTGAAGAACAAGTTTGGAAAAGCAGAGCTTACGAACTTGAAGGTGGCAAGAAGGTAGAATACAAGTTTGTTATGGACGGAAACTGGATGGAAGGGAGCAATCTTGTATTTACCCCTCCGCAGACTGGTAATTATGTATTCATTTTTCATCCCGGCCAGGAACGAACTGTAGATGTCCGGATTGACTTGTCATCCTTTTCTGGATCAATGACTTTGGAAGTGACTCTTCCTGAAGGGACACCAGACTGGGCAGCACCAACACTTGGTTCAACTTTGAACGGTTTTAATTATACTGTTACGTCTCTTACAAAAGTAGAAGAGCGGAAATGGAAAATCGATCTTGCTGGAAATAAAGGTGACACAATCGAGTATTTGTACGCGCTTGGTGATGCCAAGTATGTAGAAAAGCGTGAGCAAAAGCGGACTGCCACTTTTGTTGAAGGAGGGAAAGTATATTCCGACACAGTTGTTGAATGGAAAGCGGTACCGGTCGCAAAGGATGTTCACCATAACTTCTCGTTTTCACCCGCTGTGCCAACAAGTGCAGACAATGTGTCAGTCTCAGTAACCGTTAAGCACTTTGGAACGGTTACGAAAGGAGCTTTGTACTATACAATCGATGGTACAAAGCCGGTTGGAGCACTAGGAAAAGCAGAAAATGGTCAAGCCATTACCCTCGCTGCAAACGAGCCAACTGTTGAAAATGGTGTAACAACCACTGTTTTTACTGGTGTTATACCTAAACAAGCAAATGATACCCGAGTTAAATACATTGCCGATGTATGGGCAGACGGTGGCTTAAGCTCTCAATTTGCCGACACCAATAGCCTTGTTCCAGAAGGGGCAACCGAATTTGCCTACTATGTTGACCAATACGAGTCTCCTGGCTGGGCAAAGAATGCAATCATTTATCATGTGTTTGTTGACCGCTTCAATAACGGAGACGAGACAAATGACGAACCCGGCACTAAAAACCTGCCTTACGATGAGCAGTTAAAAGGCTGGATGGGCGGGGACCTTAAGGGTGTTCTTGATAAAATCGATTACATTAAGAGTACAGGGGCCAACACAATCTGGCTCTCACCAGTATTTGAAGGCCCATATTCCCACGGATATCATCCTGCCGATTTTGAAAAAATTGAAGATCATTTCGGTGATCGCAACTTAATGAAACAAGTCATTGACACTGCACATGCAAAAGGATTGAAAGTGGTTTATGACTTTGTACCGAACCATACGTCTATACAGCATCCATTTTTCCAAGATGCCCTGAAAAATGGCGAAAGCAGCCAATATTATGACTGGTACACATTTACCCAATGGCCGGAAAAATATAACTCGTTCTCCGGCATTGCTGAACTCCCTGAATTAAACAACAACAACTATGAAGTACGCGACTATATTTTAAACGAAGTTGTACCTTTCTGGCTTGATGAGCTGGATTTTGACGGCTTCCGCCTTGATTATGCAAAAGGCCCAAGCTATAGCTACTGGGTGGATTTTCGCCATAAAGTAAAGGAACTTAAACCAGAGGCATTTATTTACGGTGAGGTTTGGGACAGCCGTGAAAAAATAAACTCTTACGCTGGCGAACTAGACGGCGCCCTTGATTTTGGCATGAGAGATGCTTTTGTCAATACGTTTGCTAAAGATCAAAGCATGGTTGGTTTAAGCAATACGGTAAGTGAAAATATCAATACCTATCCAAGGGAATTCGTTACAGCATCATTTTTAGATAGCCATGACCAGCCGCGTTTCCTTTTTGAAGCTGGCGGCGATAAGGATAAATTGAAGCTTGCGGTCGCAACGCAATTTACCCTGCCAGGCGCGCCAGTAATCTATTATGGTGATGAGGTAGGCCTTTCACAAAGCAAGGACCACAATTCTGTCTCTGACTGGAAGGACCGCTACTACCGTGAAATGATGCCTTGGGATGCTGAAAAGCAGGACCTTCAGCTAAAAGAATTCTATAGCAAGTTAGCAAACTTGCGCTCTAGCGAAACTGCGTTGAGTTCAGGGGAATTCCAAAGGCTTTCCGCCGATGAGAATGTGTTTGCATTCGAGCGTACAGATGAAACGGGCCAATTCCTCGTTGTTGTCAACAAAGGGACTGAGCCAAAAGAAGTTGATGTAAATTCACTTTACAACCAATTGGAAATTACCAATGTAACTCTGACAGACTCGCTAAATAAAGACACTATTTCAAATGACAGCAATGGCGACCTGAAATTCACAGTGCCTGCCAAGTCTTTTGAAGTCTTTGAAATTACTGGCGACTTAACTTTTAGCGACAAGCCGATTGATAGAAATAAAATTTACGAGAAGGTTGTTTTGCGCGGGTCTGAGCCGCTTTCATGGGATGGCGAAAACAATCCGCTTACCTATGATGCCGACTCGAAGCTTTGGATAAGTGAACCGATCGTCCTTGAAGCTGGCAAAACTATTGAATTTAAATATGTAATGGATGGACAATGGCTTGATGGGGACAATTTGAAATTCACCCCTGAAACTTCAGAAGAATATATTTTCAGCTTTGACGCCCTAAATCCAAGGAATATTGATGTCAAGGTTGCACAGCAGCCAATTACAACTTCGATCAAAATCCATTATCAGCCGAAAGCAGGAGATACAAAAGATTGGAATTTGTGGGTGTGGCCGGATGGGATGAGCGGCGAGGTTTTCCAATTCACTGGAGAAGATGAATTTGGGAAAGTTGCTGAACTGAAGATTCCTGGCGATCATAATAAAATCGGCTTTATCGTCCGTACCGATAGCTGGGAAAAAGATGGCGGCGACCGCTTTATCGAAGGCATCTGGGACGGCAATGATGAAGTTTGGATAAAAGCCGGCGATGATACGGTTTATACAAGCAATCCGGATGGCGAATCGCCACCAAAAACGTATAACTCACTTGAAGTGAAGTTCAATTATTATCGTTATGATTTAAACTATGATGACTGGGATATTTGGGTTTGGACAGACAAATCCGATGGCCAGGCAGTCAAATTAGATAAAACAACGTCTTATGGTAAGCAAGGTGTATTCAAGGCGGACAACCTAGATGGTGCAACCAAGGTTGGTTTTATCGTCAGGAAGTCTGATTGGTCTGCCAAAGACCCAAGTGAGGGCGATCGATGGATTACAGATTTCAGTGCTGACGGGAAAGCCGAAGTATGGCTCGTCCAGGGGCAGTCACGGATTTACGACAACCCGGCAAAGGTCGACCGGACACCAAAAATCACCATAGCCACAATTGATGAAATGAATAAGATTACACTGGCTACAAATCTTCCTTTCTCTGTATCAAACCATGGCATTACCCTTACCGGTGCCGAGATTGATAAAATTGAAGCCGCAGATGCCAATGCGGGCGATATGACAAATAAAGTGATTATTACAACGAAGGAAGAATTGGATTTTGCAAAAGTTTATAAAGTTGCCAAGGAAGGCTTTGGCGAGGCGACTGTCCAGCTGGGTAAAGTAATCGGCAGCAAATCATTCGAGGAAAAGTTCTATTATCCTGGAAATGATCTCGGAAACACCTATTCGAAAGAAGAAACTAAATTCCGCCTCTGGGCTCCGACTGCAAGCGAAGCAATGCTTGTAACCTATGAAAAATGGGATAGCCAAACCGGAACAGAGCTTCCAATGACTCGTGCAGAAAATGGAACATGGACAGCAGTCCTTGATGGCGACCAGAATGGAACGCTTTATACGTATAAAGTCAAAATCGGTGACACGTGGAATGAAGCCGTTGACCCATACGTCCGCGCGGTTGCAGTAAATGGCGACAAAGGTGCAGTGCTAGACCTGAATTCTACTGATCCATCTGTTTGGAAAGAGGATAAGCCAGCTTTTAAAAACCGTGAAGATGCGATTATTTATGAAGCGCATATCAGGGACTTGACGATTCACCCGGAAAGCGGCGTTTCCGATGAGCATAAAGGGAAATTCCTTGGTGTTGCCCAAACAGGCACCACTGGACCTGACGGAGTGAAAACCGGACTTGATCACATTAAGGATCTTGGTGTGACACACGTCCAGTTCATCCCGATGTACGACTACAACACAGCTAGCGTTGATGAAACAAAGCTTGATACACCTCAATACAACTGGGGCTATGATCCGAAAAACTATAATGTACCGGAAGGCTCGTATTCCACTGATCCATATACACCTGCTATAAGGATTAAGGAAATGAAGCAGATGGTTCAAACATTGCACGACAATGACCTGCGTATTGTCATGGATGTTGTTTACAACCATATGTTCAGTGCTTTTGAATCGAACCTTCATAAGCTTGTGCCTGGCTATTATTACCGTTACAACGAAGACGGCAGCCTTTCCAACGGAACTGGAGTAGGTAATGATACTGCTTCCGAGCATAAAATGATGAGCAAATTCATTGTCGATTCCGTAAAATATTGGGCTGAAGAGTACAATATTGACGGCTTCCGTTTCGACTTAATGGGCATCCATGATGTTGACACAATGAATGAGGTGCGCAAGGCTCTTGATGAAATTGATCCATCAATTATTGTGATTGGCGAAGGCTGGGATTTGGCGACAAACTTGCCTGCAGAGCTGAAAGCGAACCAGAAGAATGCCTCCAAAATGCCTGGAATCGCACATTTCAATGACGATATCCGCGATGGCTTGAAGGGCAGCGTCTTTGGCGACTTGGATAACGGCTTTGTCAATGGCAAGCCAGGCATGGAACTCAGGATGAAGAAAGGAATTGTCGGCGGAATTGAATACTCTGATGAAATTAAAACTTTTTCCGATGATCCCGAGCAAACAGTAACCTATGTCGAGGCACATGATAACCATACACTTTGGGATAAACTTCTTTTGACCAATCCGGAAGATTCCGAGGACACCAGAAAGCAAATGCACAAGCTTGCAAGCTCAATAGTTCTGACATCTCAGGGGATATCCTTTATCCATGCCGGCCAGGAATTCATGCGCACAAAAGGCGGAGACCATAATAGCTATAAGTCTCCGGATTCCGTGAACCAGCTTGACTGGCAGCGCCGCAGTGAATTTGACCCAGAAGTTGAGTACTTCAAAGGCCTAGTTGCCCTGAGGAACGAACACCCAGCGTTCAGAATGACCACTGCAGAGGATATTAAGGAACATCTAGCATTCCTTGAAGCTCCTGAAGGGTCCGTTGCTTTTGTTATCGATGAAAATGCAAATGGCGATGACGCAGAACAAATCGCTGTCAGCCACAATGGAACAAGAACTCCAGTAGAAATCACCCTGCCCTCAGATGGAGAATGGGATTTGGTTGTAAATGGAGTAGACGCTGGCACCGAAGCAATCGAAGTAGTCGAGGGTAACAAAGTAACAGTCCCTGCATTAAGCACATATGTTTTAGTTCTTGACGAAGAGGAAGACAAACCAGGCGATAAACCAGGTGATAAGCCGGGGGATAAACCAGGAGACAAGCCGGGAGATAAGCCAGGAGACAAGCCGGGAGATAAGCCAGGAGACAAGCCGGGAGATAAACCAGGTGATAAACCCGGCAATACCCCTGGTACGAACCATCCGGGGAACCCTACACCTGGAAATGGAAACGGACTTCCCAATACTGCAACAGAATCCTATAACCTGCTGCTGGCCGGTGGATTGCTGTTCGCAACAGGAGGAATTTCCTACCTTGCAGCGCGAAAGAGAAAAGCAGCTTAA
- a CDS encoding acyl-CoA thioesterase translates to MGRINYIEDMDKWAEGFQFYHRVKVRFSETDMFGHLNNTVPFTYFELARIEFFKHIGFMQDWVKPANETIPIVADLQCDFLKQVYFDENIDIFVKANKVGTSSVDIHYMGRTGKGEICFTGRGTMVQISKKTGKGVPWTDEMKSLLANPENPAIIK, encoded by the coding sequence GTGGGGAGAATTAATTATATTGAAGATATGGACAAGTGGGCTGAGGGGTTTCAATTTTATCATCGCGTAAAAGTTCGTTTTTCAGAGACAGATATGTTTGGGCATTTGAACAATACAGTTCCGTTTACATACTTTGAATTAGCAAGGATTGAATTCTTTAAGCATATTGGCTTCATGCAGGACTGGGTAAAACCAGCAAATGAAACCATACCTATTGTGGCCGACCTTCAATGCGATTTTTTAAAGCAGGTTTATTTTGATGAAAACATTGATATTTTTGTTAAAGCAAACAAAGTGGGGACATCTTCAGTAGATATCCATTATATGGGCAGAACCGGGAAAGGGGAGATTTGTTTCACAGGCAGGGGGACAATGGTTCAAATATCCAAGAAAACCGGCAAGGGAGTCCCTTGGACAGATGAAATGAAAAGTCTTCTTGCGAATCCAGAGAATCCAGCAATAATCAAGTAA